The following are from one region of the Actinomyces sp. oral taxon 897 genome:
- a CDS encoding metallopeptidase family protein produces the protein MPSSPAPVPTSPAVHRRDRHGRGLRGPLLPPALPAWRTRAERFDEMVVASASELARRWPQVEAVQFAVEDVPPSDPAPWERGVVLGRGFQAEPRAGLPARVVLYRRPITSRARGTQDLPALVHQVVVEQVALMLGRRPEEIDPDA, from the coding sequence GTGCCGTCCTCCCCCGCTCCGGTCCCCACCTCGCCCGCCGTCCACCGTCGTGACCGGCACGGCCGGGGCCTGCGGGGACCCCTGCTGCCGCCCGCGCTGCCCGCCTGGCGCACCCGCGCCGAGCGCTTTGACGAGATGGTGGTAGCCAGTGCCAGCGAGCTGGCCAGGCGCTGGCCGCAGGTGGAGGCCGTCCAGTTCGCCGTCGAGGACGTCCCGCCCTCGGACCCGGCGCCCTGGGAACGGGGCGTGGTCCTGGGGCGGGGCTTCCAGGCCGAGCCGCGGGCGGGCCTGCCCGCGCGGGTGGTGCTCTACCGGCGTCCCATCACCTCCCGGGCGCGGGGGACCCAGGACCTCCCCGCCCTGGTGCACCAGGTGGTCGTGGAGCAGGTGGCGCTCATGCTGGGACGCCGTCCTGAGGAGATCGACCCTGACGCCTAG